In one window of Hevea brasiliensis isolate MT/VB/25A 57/8 chromosome 10, ASM3005281v1, whole genome shotgun sequence DNA:
- the LOC110666036 gene encoding trihelix transcription factor ENAP1-like: MSTASPSPSPSPSSEPPSQSPPPNSRSLSTKKSHPVPWTHQETVHLIQSYQEKWYSLKQGQLKASQWEEVAVTVAARCGCDHNHPAKTVIQCRHKMEKLRKRFREERRRISLTGVCSWQYFDLMESLERGPVPISARTLALVRPNDTVNEDEDNEDEAEVEQGQDEEEDDYGHRSKSRSINCILRKPTIVNRFAGSDSGYLREAMNQRKREEMVEENDDEEEGERREGVELGLAEEIRVFAERIVGMESKKMKMTKETEKWRMEMENKRMEMILDSQRKIVSMISAAFGSQHDLEMDQEF; this comes from the coding sequence ATGTCCACAGCATCTCCATCTCCCTCTCCTTCACCTTCATCAGAGCCACCATCACAGTCACCACCCCCAAACTCCAGATCCCTCTCCACCAAGAAATCGCATCCAGTCCCCTGGACCCACCAAGAAACAGTCCACCTAATCCAATCTTATCAGGAAAAGTGGTACTCTTTAAAACAAGGGCAGCTTAAGGCCAGCCAGTGGGAAGAGGTGGCTGTAACCGTCGCCGCTCGCTGTGGCTGTGACCACAACCACCCAGCCAAAACCGTCATTCAGTGCCGCCACAAGATGGAGAAGCTACGGAAACGCTTCCGCGAGGAGAGACGGCGTATTTCCCTCACCGGCGTGTGTTCCTGGCAGTACTTTGACCTCATGGAATCGTTGGAACGGGGTCCAGTGCCTATCTCTGCACGCACCTTGGCTCTTGTACGTCCTAATGATACTGTTAATGAAGATGAAGACAATGAGGATGAAGCGGAGGTGGAACAAGGCCAGGACGAAGAAGAGGATGATTATGGGCATAGAAGTAAGTCGCGAAGTATTAATTGTATACTGCGAAAGCCCACCATTGTCAATCGGTTTGCAGGGAGTGATTCTGGGTATTTGCGAGAGGCCATGAatcagaggaagagagaggaaatGGTAGAGGAGAATGatgatgaagaagaaggagagagaaggGAAGGGGTGGAATTGGGATTGGCAGAGGAAATAAGGGTGTTTGCTGAGAGAATAGTAGGGATGGAGAGTAAAAAGATGAAGATGACGAAGGAGACTGAGAAGTGGAGAATGGAGATGGAGAATAAGCGGATGGAGATGATTTTAGATTCACAGAGGAAGATTGTTTCTATGATTTCAGCAGCTTTTGGTTCACAACACGACTTGGAGATGGATCAAGAATTTTGA